From Ignavibacteria bacterium:
TATGGAGAAGTATTAAACTGGCGAACTATTGGGGACTTTTTATCAGATTTTTCAAAACGAAAATTCTCTGTAAATATTGCAACTATGGTTGGACTCGGAACGGTCCGTGAATTTGTAGTTGGTTTAGATGATCGTCCAACAACAAAAGATGAAATTCTAAGAATGCAGAACGAAGTGAAGAAAGCTATCGAGGAAGGAGCGATTGGAATTTCGACCGGGCTTGAATACACGCCTGGAAGCTTTGCTTCGACAGAAGAGCTGATTGAGCTCTGCAAAGCCGCGCCCGAGTTTGCGCGTATTTATTCCACACACATTCGCAACGAGGACAACACAGTGCTTGAAGCAATTGACGAAGCGATTGAAATTGCAAAGAAATCCAATTCAAGACTTTTAATCTCTCACCTCAAAGTATCCGGAAAATCAAATTGGTATAAAGCAGATGCAGCTTTAGAAAAAATTGATAAGGCAATCGAAGAAGGTTTGGAAGTTCATGCTGACCGCTACACTTATGTCGCATATCACACAAATCTATCATCGCTTTTTCCTCTTTGGTCCCGTGACGGTGGAACAGAAAAATTTCTTGAACGATTGAAAGACAGTTCAATAACGAATAAGATTAAAGAATATGTAGAAAAGAAAGTCGATAATCTTGATGGAGATTGGAATGGCGTGCTGATTTCAAGTGTCGGAAAAGAAGAATTTAAACCTTATCAAGGAAAGACTATCAAACAAATTTCTGAAGACTTTGGTGTGGATTATTTCGATGGTGCGGTAAAAGTCCTGCTTGATGCTGAAAATCAGGTAATGATGATGGGATTTGGAATGGAAGAGAAATCGACCGAAAAAATTCTTGCTCATCCACGCGTTATGATTTCTTCAGATGCAGGCTCGCACGCGCCATATCCACCGATGAACAAAAGCATTGCACATCCTCGCGCATATGGAACTTTCCCAAGAGCAATTGCAAAATATGTACGTGAAAGAAAAATCTGTTCGCTCGAGGAAATGATCAAAAAAATGACATCTATGCCTGCCGATAAATTGAGATTCAAAGATCGCGGTCGGCTTGAAGTAGGAAAAATTGCCGATGTGGTAATTTTTGACTATGAAAAGATTCAAGACAAAGCTACTTTTACAGAGCCGCACCAGTATCCTGATGGAATTCCTTATGTGATTGTGAACGGCGAAATTGTGATTAATAACGGCGAACATACCGGAGCGATGCCTGGACAAGTTATAAGTTAGTAAAGTTATAAAGTTCATAAGGTTAATAAGCGCATAAGATATACGAGAATTTAATTTAAAGGAGGTTGAATGAAATTTGATAGATTTGAAGAAATAATTGTGTGGCAGAAAGCTCAGGAATTAGCAGTTGAAATGTATAAAACTTTTCATGGAATAAGAGATTTTGGATTCAGAGATCAAATTTTAAGGGCAGTTGTTTCAATCAGTAATAATATTGCAGAGGGATTTGAAAGAAAAGGAAATAATGAATTCAAGTATTTTTTATTTGTTTCGAAAGGAAGTGCGGCGGAAGTTCGAAGTATGCTTTATATCGCAAAGGATTTAAATTATATTAACAACGAAAAATTTGAAAGTTATTTTGAAACAAGTTTATCAATTTCCAGAATGCTTTCTGGTTTAATTAAAGTACTTTGAATCGATAAATCACATTAAAACTTTACGAACCTTATGAACTTTAAAAACTTTATGAACCTTACGAACTTTAAAAACTTTACAAACTATTTTCTATGAAACTCGCAAACTGGTGGAAAACTCAACCGAATGGAAAAATACTTTGCACACTTTGCCCGCGTTACTGTACAATAGGAGAAGGGCAAATCGGATTTTGTTTTATTCGTCAGAATCACAAGGGTAAACTTTATACCACGGGTTACGGCAGGCCGACAGGATTTGGAATCGACCCTATCGAAAAGAAACCGCTTAATCACTTTCTTCCGGGAACTACATCGTTGAGTTTTGGAACTGCAGGCTGTAATCTCGGCTGCAAGTTCTGCCAAAACTGGCATATGAGTAAAGCAAAACTTGATGATATTAACGCTCTTGAAGTTTCACCTGATGGAGTAATTGATTTAGCTCTGCGTCATAAAACACCTAGTATTTCTTATACTTATAACGACCCGACAATTTTTGGCGAGTATGTAATTGATATTTCGAAAATAGGTCGTGAAGTTGGGATTAAATCCGTAATGGTTACTGCGGGCTATATAGATAAAGAAGCTAGAAAGGATATATATAAATATATTGATGCCGCAAATGTTGATTTGAAAGCATTCACTGAAACCTTTTATCACAAACTGACTTTCTCGCATCTTGATCCTGTTTTGGATACACTTATTTGGTTGAAGAACGAAACAGATGTCTGGTTCGAAATCACAAATCTGATGATTCCAGGTGAGAATGATTCCGAAGAAGAAACAAAACAAATGTGCGATTGGATTTTAAAAAATCTTGGCGATTCTGTTCCGCTCCACTTCACTGCTTTTCATCCCGATTTCAAAATGAGAGATAAACAGAGAACACAAACGTCAACTTTGATTAACGCTCGCCGACTCGCAATGTCAATGGGAATAAAAT
This genomic window contains:
- a CDS encoding D-aminoacylase; the protein is MKQISRREFLTATSLFGAGALVFGSESYKNIFARTRGFDLIIKNGFVIDGSGKREFLADIGIKDGKILAISKLNETDALQIIDVKGLKVVPGFIDIHSHTDSDLIINPKAESKIRQGVTTEITGQDGFSWGPIGGPELDLTLKNFKEEYGEVLNWRTIGDFLSDFSKRKFSVNIATMVGLGTVREFVVGLDDRPTTKDEILRMQNEVKKAIEEGAIGISTGLEYTPGSFASTEELIELCKAAPEFARIYSTHIRNEDNTVLEAIDEAIEIAKKSNSRLLISHLKVSGKSNWYKADAALEKIDKAIEEGLEVHADRYTYVAYHTNLSSLFPLWSRDGGTEKFLERLKDSSITNKIKEYVEKKVDNLDGDWNGVLISSVGKEEFKPYQGKTIKQISEDFGVDYFDGAVKVLLDAENQVMMMGFGMEEKSTEKILAHPRVMISSDAGSHAPYPPMNKSIAHPRAYGTFPRAIAKYVRERKICSLEEMIKKMTSMPADKLRFKDRGRLEVGKIADVVIFDYEKIQDKATFTEPHQYPDGIPYVIVNGEIVINNGEHTGAMPGQVIS
- a CDS encoding four helix bundle protein: MKFDRFEEIIVWQKAQELAVEMYKTFHGIRDFGFRDQILRAVVSISNNIAEGFERKGNNEFKYFLFVSKGSAAEVRSMLYIAKDLNYINNEKFESYFETSLSISRMLSGLIKVL
- the amrS gene encoding AmmeMemoRadiSam system radical SAM enzyme, which encodes MKLANWWKTQPNGKILCTLCPRYCTIGEGQIGFCFIRQNHKGKLYTTGYGRPTGFGIDPIEKKPLNHFLPGTTSLSFGTAGCNLGCKFCQNWHMSKAKLDDINALEVSPDGVIDLALRHKTPSISYTYNDPTIFGEYVIDISKIGREVGIKSVMVTAGYIDKEARKDIYKYIDAANVDLKAFTETFYHKLTFSHLDPVLDTLIWLKNETDVWFEITNLMIPGENDSEEETKQMCDWILKNLGDSVPLHFTAFHPDFKMRDKQRTQTSTLINARRLAMSMGIKYVYVGNIFDRDGQTTYCPNCRTKLIERDWHSVISNKLKDGKCFKCGNSIAGYF